agtacctaatttgagtttgcaaatatttgatttcgtaaatgagatactcacaatatatattaaaatactggatattcgaatagacaacgtaagttcaccaaataTTGATATTTCTATAGAATAaccatttggatgacatattcatctcatttaatattttttttgtaaaagaaaaaacaaatttccaactaagcatgtaaattttaaagtatttattttatttgagaaTTACCTAATTTGATAttgcaaatatttgatttggtacatgagatactcataatatgtaatagaatactggatattcgaatatgcaatgtAAGCTCACCAAATGTTTATTTTCCTTGGAAGATGCATTTAGATGACATAttaatctcatttaatattttttttgtaaaaaaaaaacaaattcccaactaagtatttaaattttaaaatacttagttttacttgagaaatatctaatttgagtttgtAAATAATTGATATCTtgaatgagatactcacaatatgtattaaaatactgacTATTCGAATAGGCAACGTAAGTTAATTAACCAAGTGTTGTTCTTTCCATGGAAGATGCATTGATACGAAGAGTATCTAAATTGGTGAAGTTAAAATATGATAGCTAAGTTGGTACAAAGAATATCTAATGCGAGTTCGcgaatacttgattttactctctAAATACTTATATCCAACTATTTTgggatgtcaaaatatataatttgaagttaatattgtgTGGTCTTTGATGATGAcattcgtgaagtaaaaatgtgatacctaaaataatacaaataataccTAATACGAGtccacaaatacttgattttaccatttaaaaactcaaattcgattatttgatgatgtcaaaatatataatttgaagtcaATATTGAGTGACTTTTGATGATAAGATCCGTGAAATAAAAATGTGATATCTaaattgttaaaaatattacataATTAGATTCAAATGATAATtgattttatcatttaaaaactcaaatttgataataagtataatgaaagaatattgatacatataatgaatgattaccaataaatattatgaatgaATACTAATGAGGATGATATCAAATGAAGTATTGTCTTGTCATTTAATGAATACCAACAAGAATTGTGAATGAATATTAATGATATTATAAATTAACACTCATAagtataaagaaaaaaatactaataagtATTATGCTAAATAagaataattgtcaaataagtCGTTCAATGAATATCAAAAGTATTGTCAATCAATattgatgaatattttataaatcattaatCCAAAAATCGATAGATGTGCTTAAAATGCAAACTTCAAGCTCATTTACAAACTATGTTCATAATGCATCTCCCAATTAATCCATGATGAATAATGaactatgtttatttttttaaatgacatgaataagtatcCTAATGAATTTTTCATGGAAAtattgcatattcgaatatccagtatttttaatgcatattgtgactatctcatttacgaaatcaagtatttgcaaactcaaattagatacttctcaagtaaaactaagtactttaaaattttcatgcttattttaaattttttttaccaaaaaatattaaataagatgaatatgtaatccaaatgcatctttcaTGGAAAGACCAATACTttgtgaacttacgttgcatattcgaatatcaagTAGTCTatttacatattatgagtatctcgtgtaccaaatcaagtatttgcaatatgGAATTAGGTACTTCTTAAGTAAAATTAAGTAATTTTAAATATCCATGCTtatttgagaaattttttttacaaaaaaatattaaatgaaatgaatatgtcatccaaatgcatatttCATAGAAAGACCAACACTTTGTGAACTTACGTTTCATATTCaaatatccagtattctattacatattatgagtatctcacgtaccaaatcaagtattttcaatatgaaattatataattctcaagtaaaactaaatactttaaaattttcatgcttatttgagaatttattttgttttttacaaaaaaacatattaaataagataaatatgtcatccaaacgaATCTTCCGTGGAAAGCaaacacttggtgaacttacgttggatattcgaatatccagtaatctattacatattatgagtatctcttgTACCAAATCGAGTATTTGTAAACTCAAATTATGTACTTttcatccaaatgcatattcCATGAAAATACCAACACTTGGAAAATTTACATtgtctattcgaatatccagtattttattacatattgtgagtatctcatttacgaaatcaagtatttgccaactcaaattaggtacttctcaagtaaaactaagtactttaaaatgttcatgattattttagaatttgttttttttacaaaaatatattaaatgagatgaatatgtcatccaaatgcatcttccgTGAAAAGtcaacacttggtgaacttacgttgcatatttgaatatccagtattctatgACATACTATGAGTATCTcctatatcaaatcaaatatttacaaactcaaattaggtacttctcatccaaatgcatattcCATGGAAATATCAACACTTGGAGAACTTACGTTGcttattcaaatatataatattttaatacagtgagtatctcatttacgaaatcaagtatttgacaACTCAAACTAGGTACTTCTTAAGTAAaattaagtactttaaaattttcatgcttatttgagaaattgttttttttttacaaaaaattatattaaatgagatgaatatgttaTCCAAATGCATTTTCTATTGAAATACCAATACTTGGTGAATTTACGTtgtctattcgaatatccaatattttaataaatattgtgagtatctcatttacgaaatgcaagtatttgcaaactcaaaatatgtatttctcaagtaaaactaagtattttaaaatgtaCATGCTTAGTggggaatttaattttttttacaaaaaaatattaaatgagatgaatatatcatccaaatacatctttcatgaaaagacaaacaatgactgaatttatggtgatcttcgtattttcttacacattcGGAGTATTTAAAGAGTCAAATCAAGTATCTGGAACTTCAAAATAGATACTTTATatgtcaaaataaatacttaATCTTATTTCACGACGAGTGAAcaactatattttttaaaaaataaaatgacataaTTAAGTCATTATAAtgcatttttaatgaaaaaccaacaatgactgaatttattgttattgttcgaaaatatagtattttttttacatatttggagtattcaaataacaaaatcaagtatctgaaatCCCATAATAAGTACTAATATTTTGGTAGATGGAAAACACACAATTAATTTGGtggataaaattatatatttatttaaattaaataataaaagggccaaaatgtaaatttatcTTTGTAGGGAGCTAAAACTAAGTTTGTAGAGTTGTCGGGTAttgatttgtaaaaaaaatcatctaGATACTGAATCTTAAACCAAAGATGTACAGatgtatttttttgaaatttgcccttaataaatttatattatgaagTTTAAGTTTACCACGTGGTTTTTTTTAATAGTTTAATTTGATAAACCATGCATGgctatatatatacaatttgtACGAACATCTTAGTAACATGCGTATGGTTTTGTATATAATTTGTAGTGCGTTAGTATATATCTTAATATAATTTTAGTATGAATTAATGTATAATGATATTATAATTTCTTGCTAATTTAATATGAACTACGATCTTCTAATTATGTTTGtcttcatgaaaatgaaatAAGGTAACATAATTAATAggtaaatttgattatttatctTAATCTATGGGCAAAATAGTTATGGTAATTCATAGGAGATCTTTTTAAAAACTAAGGTCAAATTTCATTATAAGTATTTATAGTATGAGacaatttttttttggattttataGTAGGATAATTAATAAAAGAAATCCTTTATGTTGATCCATATGTAACTTCAAATTTGGCTTACATTCCATCTCTCGGGGTTGAAGTCTGTTGGATCCTCAAAAATTTCCGGATTTTCGTGAGTATACCGGATCCAGCACAAGACCTTCCAACCTTTCGGAATTTTGTATCCTGTTTTCATGATAAAGCAGGATTCAACACGAACTTATATCGAACTGCTGCAACAACAAAATCGTTTTACCTTTGTATTCGACATCTTTCCTAGCAGTCCGGAAAATAAATGCAGAAATGTTCGCCATACCTTGCTCGAATACTTGCACGTTGTGACGTCATCATACGTGATGGATTCTCCATTCAGCCTCTTGCTTATCGGAACATGTTGGCTTTATTTCGACAATGTCAATTGAGTAACACACCATTTCAGCAAATGAATGATTAATCTGATACAAGCTTTCTTCATTCTTTTCAATTTTAGCTTAAGATTTCTTTTTCCACTTCTTTTTTGGTGTCACTTTCTCCGCGAACATAGTATAATCGCCTTGTTTGTACTAACTGCGTTTCATCGGGAAAAATTCCTTCAACTTATCCATGTGTAAGGGTAGATTCAATTAGTTAGTAAGCACGAAGGAGTTTCATGAAATAAAGTGAATAACCTCGAGAGCATGGTGATATGCAGTGCCTGGAAAATTGATTGGTTGGGATCTAATCCCATTCATCAACCCCTTGAACAATTCATCAAGGGTATCCAAAACAGGATCAGACTCAAATCCAGCGAAGAACTTGCCGATATTTCCAAATGTTACCTTCAGAAAACATAAAAAGTTAGATGATTGCATCAACGTTTAGTCTTTAGCCGCATAATACATAATCGCCCTTGTGCTGtaattatcataatatataCCTTTTTGGCTTCCTTATGAACTAAAATCCTACCCTTCTGAGCCCACGATTTGAGGGAAGCGGTTACGCGTGGTTGGACCATAAGGGCGATCCTACGAAGTGCATCAGGTTTATTAATGCACCTCAGAACAAAGTTTCGGACTCTAGCATGCGAATCTCCTTCTACCGATACAAGTGCGTTAACACCAACAAGTTCTGCGGCCGGCCACTCCGGCAGGAAGTTAGAATCTGATTGCAACACGAATTTGATTGCGGATGGGGGGAAAACTATGATGGATGGTGAACCAAAGAGATGAGTTCTGTAGAGTCCACCGTCTGATCCATACCTAAACATCAACATCGGATACATTCAAGTACACATGCTAACAAGAGTTTTCAAGCATTGTAATGTAACTACTTTTGCGACAACTTTAGAAGCTCGAGGCTTATCAGAAAACCCATACCTGCGCAGTTTAGAAGTGATGTAATCATTGGGTCGACGGACGATTTTGAAGTACCAAATAAATGTCAGCATTTCTCCAAGAAATGGTATACCCATATAGCCAGGAGGGAGCATCCCCCCGCCTTCGGAACCGCGATGGTAGTGTGGCAGAGCATACCGAATGTCATTCCAGTTCCAAAACAGACACCCTGCTAATGGCACAACACCAAACACCAATGCCACCCACAAACCTGTCGCCATTTCGATCATTTTTCTAACACGATTCCTTGCCTAAATCGGAAAACTTaaatatattctatttttttggCGCACTTCTACACTTAATGCATCCAATATTCCTTGCAGACTATTTCTTGAAATCCCGGCTGACATAAAGACAAACCGAGGAATTTTGATTAACATGATAGAAGGAATTTCATACGATCATAGTACTTCTGATTAGAAAAGACAAAGTGGTGCTTCATTGGAATCATGGGAAATATGGACAcagtgtcacgccccgaaaccggggttagtcgacattagcgttgttcatcaatcacacaatcgaaaaaacaaccagcctcgtagcacagtataaaccgaaaccagtttatttcataaataccataaaaatgaaatcgtctttacaatagtAACTCTGAAAACTGATAAAAATCTGCGGAATCGTTTACAACTTGAATTAAAACTCACAAgaacatattcttaattaaaatttttcatgcatCCACTATCAGTCCAAAAACTGGTGTCTGATtttctttctctatttcttcttctgatttatctgggagggtagagtaaggggtgagtattttgggaaatactcagcaaatGGGGGTcgttcgagcacaacataacaaaatgcataaaaattcgaAACACACACATTTCATAACATGACTCATACCACGTGCACATCATTAACcagacactgagattcatctactttcaatggtttactgatatcagtccctaatttttactcctctaaagggacgaggccgtatagcggttatctcccccaccgcgtaagggtacgtatggttgggattcccacccatatctagttgaattctcacagtgtcaaaacatTTACTCATGCCAAAAATCGTAACCAGAAgggggtagaagaagaatttgcactcgaccgaattttcaaaaaaaacgaaaatacatgcACCgaaaatttaacaatttaaaacaAGCTCACTTACCTTAATCCTTGAAGAACAAATAAGAATAATTCGAAAATCATAGAAGAATCATGTAACCGACACTTTGAAAACGCAGCAGCACCATCGCCCGAAAAATCAGCAGTCTTGAAAAATTCATTGccttattgaaccgttggatcgggctCAAAATTTCACAATACGTTCAAAATGACGTTAAATACATTATGAACGGTGAAGATCGATTTTGGAGGTCGTTTTAACCTGCTTATGGAAAAAAAACCGTAGGTATACTGTTTCCCGCCTAGAATCGGAGTAGTTTTCTTGCGAAGGCTACAAAcaaaaaactaaccgttggatttgaccgaaatttggatatgtaatTCAAAACATATGGAAGCACATTCTGAACGGTGAAGATCGAATTCCGACTAACCGAGCGAGAGAAATGAATTTCTGAATTTGGACagaattttgattacttgtgcagaattttggggagaaatttcgaaaatatgagagcaaaactcgaaatttgatGTGTAAATTCTGAATAAGAgcttctcctatttatagggggtGGTTGTGATCCAGATCATGTGTTATCTCCTCGTTTAAACTTTGAATTAAACTTGAATCTAGGATATATTATTATATCTTATCTATCTCATTATCATTACCCAAATATCAATATCATCTCAAATCTTATATCTCTATCTGTTATAATCTTTTCAACTTTGAATTtatatctcaaaatttaccTGATTATATccaaaatttcttatttaatttCTTAGATCATTACCtatttattatctcaagtttaaaatatgcacaatattatCTTAAATCTCAAGCTCCAAAAATATTGTACATGATATAATTATCCACTAACTTTAGATAATCTTGCAAATCTTACATCTTATAATGATATAGATACCCGAAGATTGCGCAAATCCTAGTACGAAAATATTATCATGATTATGCAAAAATCTTGGATTTTatatccctccctccttatgggaagtttcgtcctcgaaacttagATTGGCTTGTTCTAAGAAGAGGTACGGGTATTGGTCGTGCAGCTTCCATTCTAGTTATCAAGCGACTTCTCTTCCAGTATGATTAGAAAATCGtctaaaattcttaaatcataTATAGTGATTTTTTTCAGACATCTTAATAACTAAAGTGTTGAGTTATTCATACTTTCAATCATAACTGTAACaccatattttcttattattacttCTATTACTGCATCCAATGATATCTCTTCTATTGAACCAAAATTATTAAAATCGTTGATTCTACAACTTACTATAACCCAATAATCGCATATCTCATAATCATAATTTGATGAACTATTTTCTTATGAGAGAGAAAAACCCAAATATAAACCTTTTGAATCCAAATGTAGCCCAATAATGTAACTCTAactaaaatctaaaaaatcaaTATCAACTTTTCCATTGAACTTTTAATATAAAGACTAGTCTCATAATCAATCCAATATAAATcctaaaaaatcatttcttaaattttatatcaaCCATGTAATGCATACGCTGGATCCCAATTAAAATTGTTTCATATCCCAATGCTTGTAGTAATGTAAAATTCCCAAAAGTCAAACTATAACCCATTACGGTCAACCTAAAGTAAACCTCAAAAATATtatcttaaaaaataaaaatcaaaattccaATTGATCATTTCACATAAACTCTAAtctcaaattttcttttctttctctaATATTAAATCTTAATTTCTCATCAAGACCATGAAACTGGTTTTGCTTAACTGATTTCTCAAAGAACGATTGCCCTGATAGTGAGGCTAGAATCATCTTACCCATGTTTTTCCGACTTAAACCGTCAGCTACCTCATTCGCCTTGCCTGAAATGTAGCTTAACGTTACGTCAAAATAATTCAATCCAtcatctctgtctcatgttcaattctTTCCGCGTGAACAAATACTCGAGGCTCTGATGGTCAGTGAAGATCACACATTTGGTATCGTAAAGGTAATGCTTCACTAATTCAAAAACTACTGCGGCAAATCAAGGTCGCGAGTTGGGTAGTTTTGCTTATACAGTTCCAATTGCCTTGATGCAAAGGAAATTACTCTTTCCTTCTTGCATGAGCACATATCTTAGACCTTACTTTGGCGCATCTCTGTAATTGAAAAAATCATTGCCTTCATCAGGTAGCACTACCACCATTGTGGTTGTAAGTTTCTTCTTTAAGGTTTCAAAACTTTTCTCACACTCTTTGCTCCAATTGTATTTAGAGTTCTTTTGTGAGTTTTGTAAGTTGCATTGCTATTGAGGGACGATCTTGGACAAATCCCGATAATAGCTCGCCAATCTTAAGAAGCTCTGAATTTCTGTCATTGTCATTGGTCTTGGCCGGTCTTTGATTGCCTTTACTTTCTTAGGGTTCGCAAATACTCATGCCTCACATATTATGTGACCTAAGAAAGTGACGTTCTGTAGCTGAAACTCACCTTTATTGAACTGGAATACAATTCTCTCTCCATTGACATATGAAAAGTGAGATGGAGATGTTTTTTTTTGTCTTCTTCACTTGGTAAGAAAATGAGGATCTCCTCACTGAACACCGCTAAAAAGTTTGTCAAGTAATGGCTTGAACCCCTTTTTCGGAAGGCTGTTTTGGGAAaatcttcagccctgaccttcaatTGGTAGTAGCATCTTCTCAGGTCGAGCTTGGAAAATATTGTAGCTTCtttaagttgatcgaaaagatcgTCTATCATTGGAATAAGATATTTATTctcgattgtgatcttattgaattctctataatctatacacaatgaCTTATGTCTTCCTttttcacaaacagtactggagttCCTTATGGATACGTACTCGGTTGAAATTGCttcttgtctagcaattcttggagttgttctTTTGGCTCTTGGAGTTCAGTTAGcgtcattcggtatggtgctatTGAAATTGGTGCAGCACTGAGAATCACATTGATTTGAACTCAACCTCGTGATCCGAGACTATCCCAGGTAATTCTTCCGGAAAAACGTCCGAGAATTCCCGCATTATTAGGGTATCTTCCAGCTTGAGCTCAATTTCTTCTTGCACTTCGTtcaccattgctaggtaaacGTCTTTGCCTGATTTAATGGCTTTCCAAGTCTGGGAAGCAGAAAGAATGTATTTCTATCTTTTGGCATTGCCATGATACCTTATTTATTCTTGGTTCGTGGTTTGGAGTTTGAAATTCTTACTCCGGCAATCTGCTATTGCACTTGTAAAAGCCGGGATTATGTACAATCGTGATCATATcagattaataatttgattataCTAGGATGATTTAATCTTGGatgttgatattattattcagAATATAAGATTTCTTTTGAGGTTATCTAAGCCGTGTAAATAATTTTATCGTGTGCAGAATTTTGAAGCTCGAAATTTATATGGTATTATTTATCGTGCAACTTGAACTTTTGGGAGGATAAATCTATCTCCATCCAAGAATTTATTaaggaatttcgaaaataagcacctaaaagatctaagatttgagtTGAGATAGAGATACCGGGATAAAAGATCGAGCATGAGATAATAAAATCACTAGGATTCGAATTAATTAGTGTATATTTTTATCCATGtgaatttcaaaatttaggGGGATGGAAGATTTGGAATTCGGTTATCACCCAAAtcacgtatatatatatcacgattcgagataaaagatttaagttagatttcaacgcgatatcactcgatcccgatagcagccaacccctataaataggagggccctATAACTCGAAAATCACACCTAAATTATCACTCAAAATTTCGAGACTCTCCTCTAGCCTCCCTAGGAATTTTCGAGCACAGCGAGGCGCTGCCGCCATTCAGCCAGTGAAGTAGGAATTTCGAAATCCCAGTGCAAGAAACCCTTCTATTTTCACGTTTTTCTCTAAGATTTGAGGTAAGTGAGCTGTtttaaatttcggtttttgtgCATATGAATTTTCGGTTTTTTGGCGTCTCCTGTCTATACGTTTTTACGAAAGTTGGTACGTTTATGtttggcactgtgaggattccccgaaaatgggtggaattctaacatatggcccttaacggtgggatagaaccgttctatggcctcgcccccttagaagattaaaacttagggactaCGTCAGTAAACCATGAAAGGTAAaaaaatcgcagtgttattatgatatgattatgatgttacgattatgaaaagcatgatgtatttatatgtatgtttcgaaaatgttgtaaaaatgtttatgttgttTTCAAtatcccccatttactgagtatttcccaaaatactcatcccccttacaaccttccccagataaatccgaagaacaggttgaggaagaagaatctgaacaattttggggctggtgattaGGTTATTTTCGAATTTGGTAGACAGGATTTTCGAATTTTTgcaatttaaattttatgttaGACGTTTCcgcaaatttattttatttcaattgtAAAGACATTGGTTTTTGAGAAattatgattaataaactggctttcggtttatactatgctacgaggctggttgttttcaattatgtgattgttaaacgacgccggtgtcaaatcctgattttcggggcgtgacatttaagtggtatcagagcctccaggttcataatccgagtAGGAAAAatcgattttcaaaaaaaaaaagggaaaattTTCGGGAAATTCCGACGAACGGCGTCTACGCGCGCCGCCGCGTTTCCTCCGATTCCGGCCATTTTCGATACTTTTTCTTCGATCGGCGACCTGTTCCAGAACCGCCTCGATGAGACGAACACAAGCCCTCAAACAATTTCAGAGTTCGCGTTCGGGTGCAACCGAAATTTTGGATCTACGATGGGGCGTCCGAAACCCTAAACGCCGAATGGTATTTCGTCCAGTTACCCTACCAATCCTACTCTGACTTTCAATTCCTTTTACCCAAACATTATACTATCCATGGGTAATGTTTCCCAAACATCAATTTGGAATTCGGATCAACCAATTGGAAACGCCCAATTTCGAGTGAGTCAACCGAGTTGAGCGAGTTCCCGGTCCATTTGGGTCGTTTTTCGACCGATTCTTTCCGTGCCGCCACCGGTTCCGTGATCCTGACCCCGTCGCCGGCACATGCCGCTGCTCCGACCATGCCCTGGCGAGTCAACCCAGCCAAATCAACGAGTCAACCCGCTGCGCACATCCTTCGACTTCTCATAGGAAACTCCGAATTCGATTCTGTCAAATGTTCCGAAATCCTCTCAACATATGCTTCGAATCCATATGTCTATCTCAAAACTTttcatttttggaaattt
This window of the Primulina tabacum isolate GXHZ01 chromosome 12, ASM2559414v2, whole genome shotgun sequence genome carries:
- the LOC142521162 gene encoding ent-kaurenoic acid oxidase 1-like, whose protein sequence is MIEMATGLWVALVFGVVPLAGCLFWNWNDIRYALPHYHRGSEGGGMLPPGYMGIPFLGEMLTFIWYFKIVRRPNDYITSKLRRYGSDGGLYRTHLFGSPSIIVFPPSAIKFVLQSDSNFLPEWPAAELVGVNALVSVEGDSHARVRNFVLRCINKPDALRRIALMVQPRVTASLKSWAQKGRILVHKEAKKVTFGNIGKFFAGFESDPVLDTLDELFKGLMNGIRSQPINFPGTAYHHALEVIHFIS